CACCCGCGACCCGCTGTTCTACGCCGGCCTCGCGCTCGCCCTCACGGTCGGGCTCTCTCCGGTGGTGCATCCCTGGTACTGGACCTGGCCGTTGTTCGTGCTGGCGGCCACCGCCCGGCGCACCAGGTGGTTCCTCGTGGTCGCCCTGGTCGCCTCGTTCCTGGTGCTGCCCGATGGCACCGGGCTGCCCCGGTACACCAAGTCGGTCGGGGCGCCGCTGATGACGCTGTTGGTGATCGTGCTGGTCATCTGGTTGGTACGGTCGGCTCGGGCGGCCCGTCAGCCGGTCGCTACCGACTGAGGAAAGGTGCGCCGGTGACAGTTCCCGGCGCCGCGCCCGTCGCCCCGCCACCATCCGCCGCTCCCGGTCCGCTGACGGCGCGCGTCGCCCGGTACGGCGGGCTGGCCGGCGCGGTCCTGCTCGCCGTGGCCGGGTACCTGGGTGGGGCGCTGCCCGACGCCCCGCTGGGCGCGACGCCGGTGTCGATCTGGCGCACCCCGGGCGGCCCGGCGACGCTGACCTGCTGGCTGGGCGGCACCGCACTGCTGGTCGGGGCGTGGTGGTCGCTGCGCGAGGGTGCGCCGTCGACCCGGTGGGCGTACGCCACCGCCGGCCTGTGGGCGTTGCCGCTGCTGCTCGCGCCGCCGATGGGCAGCCGGGACGTGTACTCGTACGCCTGCCAGGGCTGGACGTACGCGCACGGCCTCGACCCGTACGCGACTCCGGTGGCGGCGGCGGGCTGTCCGTGGCTGGACACGGTGGCACCGATCTGGCGGGACACCCCCGCCCCGTACGGACCGGTGTTCGTGCTGCTCGCGGCGCTCGCGGTCGGCCTGGGCGGCGGGCTCACCGGCGCGATCGTGCTGCTGCGGGTGATCGCGGTGGCGGGCCTGCTGCTGGCCGCGCTCTGCCTGCCCGGGCTGGCCCGCGCGGCCGGGGTGCCGACCCGACGGGCCGCCTGGCTGGCGCTGGCCAGCCCGCTGGTCGGGGTGCACCTGGTGGCCGGCGCGCACAACGACGCGGTGATGCTGGGTCTGCTGCTGTGCGGGCTGCTGGTGGTGATCCGCCGGCCGGGCCGACCTGCGGCGCTGCTGCTCGCCGGGGCGCTGCTCGGGCTGGCGGTGACGGTGAAGGCGAGCGCCGCGGTGGTGGCGCCGTTCGCCGCGCTGGCCGCGGTGCACGGCAGGTACACCGTGCGGGCGCTGCTGCGCGACGGCGGCTGGTTGGCCGGCGGGCTGTTCGCCGCGCTGCTGATCAACTCGGCGCTGTCCGGCCTGGGGTTCGGCTGGGTGGGCGGGTTGACCCACAGCGGCGACTCCGAGCAGTGGACGTCACCGCCCACCGCGGCCGGTTTCGTCGTCGACTACGCCGGCGCGCTGGTCGGCCGGGACCCGGCGGCGGTGCCGGTGCTCCGGGTCCTCGCGCTGCTGCTGCTCGCCGGAGTGCTGGCAGGGCTCTGGTGGCGGGCGTGGCGGGCGCTGCGCGCGTTGAACGACGTCCGGCAGCGGGTGACCCGGATCGAGGCGGGGCGCCCCCGGGTGGCGCTGCACGGCGCGGCGCTGGCGCTGGTCGCCACCGTCGTGCTGTCCCCGGTCTTCCACCCCTGGTACGCCACCTGGCCGCTGGCGCTGCTCGCCCTCACCGCCATCCGGACGGCGTGGTTCGTGCCGCCGGCCGCGGTGGCGGGCTTCCTCGCCCTGCCCGACGGCACCAACCTGGCCCGCTTCACCAAGGCCCCCGGCGCTGTGGCGATGACCGCCCTGCTCCTGACCGTGCTCATAGGCACCGCCCGCAGCCGCCATCGTTGATCATGAGGTTGACGGGGGCGATCCGGACGGAACGCCTCGCCAACCTCATGATCGTCATCGTCGTGCGGTCAAGATCGTGCTCGAACGTGGATGTAGTGGTGTCCGACACGATCGAGGCCACTAGATCCAGGATCGAGCGCGATCTTGAAGCGGGGCGGGGCGGGGCGGGGCTGGGGGACGCCCCGGCGGTAGTAGCGGCGCAGTCGGCCGTCCACCACTTCTTCCCGGTCGACCTCGACAAGGCCGGCGGCGACCAGTCGGTCGAGCGCCCCGTAGAGCGTCCCAGGGCGTGGCGACACGCGGTTTTCAGAGAGAGGGGTTTCCACCGCCTCGATATATCGACAGCGAAGGTATATCGGGGGACGTTATAAAGCGGCCGGGGCCGGCTCCGCGACAGCGGAGCCGGCCCCGGCCGGTGATCGAGTGACTGCTCAGCAGTCGTAGGCTGCTCAACAGTCGTAATACATGGCGAATTCGTGCGGGGTCGGGCGCAGGCGCACCGGGTCGACCTCGTTGGCCCGCTTCCAGTCGACCCAGGTGGAGATCAGGTCGGGGGTGAAGACCCCGCCGTCGAGCAGATAGTCGTGGTCGGCCTCCAGCGAGTCGAGCACGGCCGGCAGCGAGCCCGGCACCTGCTTGACGTCGCCCCATTCCTCGGGCGGGAGGTCGTAGAGGTCCTTGTCGATCGGCGTGGGTGGTTCGATCTTGCTCTTGATGCCGTCGAGGCCGGCCATCATCATGGCCGAGAAGGCGAGGTAGACGTTGGCCGACGGGTCCGGGACGCGGAACTCGACGCGCTTGGCCTTCGGGTTCGCGCCGGTGACGGGGATGCGGGTGCAGGCGGAGCGGTTGCGCTGGGAGTAGACCAGGTTGACCGGCGCTTCGAAGCCGGGCACGAGGCGCCGGTACGAGTTGACTGTCGGGTTGGTGAAGGCCAGCAGCGACGGCGCGTGGTGCAGCAGGCCGCCGATGTACCAGCGGGCGGTGTCGGACAGGCCGGCGTAGCCGGTCTCGTCGTAGAACAGTGGTTCGCCGTTGAGCCAGAGGCTCTGGTGGGTGTGCATGCCCGAGCCGTTGTCACCGAACAGGGGCTTGGGCATGAACGTGGCGGTCTTGCCGTTGGCCCAGGCTTCGTTCTTGACGATGTACTTGAAGAGTTGGAGTTGGTCGGCGGCGTGCAGCAGGGTGGAGAACCGGTAGTTGATCTCGGATTGGCCGGCGGTGCCGACCTCGTGGTGCGAGCGTTCCACGGTGAAGCCGGAGTCGACGAGGCGGCGCACGATCGCATCGCGCAGGTCGGCGTAGTGGTCGACCGGGGGGACGGGGAAGTAGCCGCCCTTGTAGGCGGTCTTGTAGCCGCGGTTGCCGCCGGGCTCTTCGCGGCCGGTGTTCCAGGCGCCCTCGACCGAGTCGATGTAGTAGAACGACTGGTGCGCGGAGGTTTCGTGGCGGATGGAGTCGAAGATGTAGAACTCGGCTTCGGCGCCGAAGTAGGCGGTGTCGGCGATGCCGCTGGCGGCGAGGTACGCCTCGGCCTTCTTCGCGACGTTGCGGGGGTCGCGGGTGTAGGCCTCGCGGGTGAACGGGTCGTGGATGAAGAAGTTCAACGCGAGGGTCTTCTGCGCCCGGAACGGGTCGATGAACGCGGTGGCGACGTCCGGGAGCAGGAGCATGTCCGACTCGTGGATCGCCTGGAAACCGCGGATCGATGAGCCGTCGAACGCGAGGCCGTCGGTGAACAGATCGTCGTTGACGGACTCGACCGGCAGGTTGAAGTGCTGCATCACACCGGGCAGGTCACAGAAACGAACGTCGACGAACTTCACGTCCTCGTTCTTGAGGTACCGCAGCAGTTCCTCGGAATTGGCGAACACACGTCCTCCTGGCACGTCCACGGGGTGGCTAGGCTTCTGGCGACGCTATGGCCAGGGGGTTGCCCGGCCGTGTCCCCGGTGTTTCTGCCGTGTTACGTCCCTCGCGGAGCGTCAGCGACGCTCCTCTACCGCTCCCGGTCCGCCGCGAGCCGCGTACCACGTACACCATTGTAATGACGTTTGATGCCATTGGCCGGATTTAGCGAGCGCGGTGGCAGCACCCGGAAGCCCCGATCGCGACACGGATACCCTTGACCGCTGTGACCAACCCGCAGGCCCCGGCAGCGCCGGCCACCGATCCCACCTTCACCCCACCGAGCCTGGGTCGGCGGTTCGGGGCGCTGATCATCGACTGGGTGCTGTGCCTGCTGGTGGCCAACATCTTCGCCGACCCGGTGCGCGACGGCTGGGCCCCCGTGCTGGTGCTGATCCTGCTGTACGGCTTCTTCCTCGGCCTGTTCGCCCAGACGCCGGGCATGTACATCACGAAGGTCCGCTGCGTGAACTGGCACGACGGCGGCCGGATCGGGCTGCTCCGTGGGCTGCTCCGGGGTCTGCTGCTGGCCCTCGTCGTCCCCGCGCTGATCATGGACGAGCACCGTCGCGGCCTGCACGACCGGCTCACCGACGCCGTCATCGTCGACGCGCCCCGCCGCTGACCACCCCCCGCAACGCGGAAGAGCCGGGCCCGTAGGGCTCCGGCTCTTCCGGGGGTACGCCAGGGTCAGCGCCGCGACTGGCGGAACGAGCCGCCCGGCGGCCGCATGTTCTTCGGGATCGCGCCCTTGGGCATCTGCGGCCGGGCCGTCAGCGCCTTGAGTCGCTTGTCCAGCGAGTTGACGTCCTTGCCGCTGAGCGCCCGGGGCAGCCGCAGCAGCGTGGTCCGCAGCTTGCGGATCGGCAGCTCGCCCTCCTCCTGCCCGATCACGTAGTCGTGCAGCGGGGCGGAGCCGATCACCTTGGCCAACCGCCGCTTCTCCTGCCCGAGCAGGCCGCGTACCCGCTGCGGGTTGCCCTCGGCCAGCAGGATCACGCCGGGCCGGCCGATCACCAGGTGGACCATGTCCATCTGGGTGGTGGAGCTGACGGCCGGGGTCACCCGCCAGTCGCCGCGCATGTTCTCCATGATCTGCGCCGCCGCGCCGGGCTGCCCCTCGGCGGCGTTCATCATCGCCTTGTTGGACCGCAGGTTCAGCACGATCAGCACCGCGAGCAGGGCGAACAGGATGCCCAGCGGCAGCCAGATCCAGCTCCAGAGGATGACCGCGACCACGGTGAGGGCGAGCGGGAGGAGCACCGCGGCGGCGACCAGCGGCGCGAACCACCGGTCCTGCTTGGCGGTGAACTGGAACACCATCCCGATCTGCTTCAGCCGCTGGCCGAACGAGACCTTCTCCTGGGGCTTTGCCATGCCGCAGAGTCTAGTGGGCGCCGCCCGCCCCGTTGATCCGCGTCCGGGTGCCGGCCGGCTGAGTACCTTACGTCGCCGTACGCCCCCGCGGCCGGCGGGTAAGGAGGGTGGCGCCGGAGAAGATCCGGCAGTGTGCCCATGCCCGGATGGGGCCTTCGCGCGAAGAGTCATCAACAGCAAGATGACGACGCCACGAAGGAGCCCGAGATGTTCGGCAACGACGCAGACTTCCTGCTCACCCTGCACCACAGCCACGCCGCCGAGCTGCGCGCCGAGGCGGCGACGGAACGGCTCGCCCGTTCGCTGTCGCGCCCCGCCAGGCGCACCTGGCTGGGCCGGCGCCAGCAGATCCGGCGCACCGGCGACGACCACCGGTGACCGCGACCGCCCTGCCCGCCGCCGCGCCCACCCCGCCGCCGTCCCCGCCGCTCGGTCACCAGCCGATCGGCGGGGACGGCGTTCGGGCCCGTCGTGGCATGCTCGACCCCGTGACCGTACGTGCCGCCAGCTCCGTCCTCGTCGGCCGCCAGCGCGAGATCGCCGCGCTGCGGGCCGCGCTAGCCCGGGCCCGGGCCGGGGAACCCAGCACCGTGCTGGTCGGTGGCGAGGCGGGCGTCGGCAAGACCCGGCTGCTGGAGGAGTTCGCGGGCTCGGCCACCGACGCCGGCGCGCGGGTGCTCGTCGGGCAGTGCCTGGAGCTGGGCGAGGCCGGCCTGCCGTTCGCGCCGTTCGCCGCCGCCCTGCGCGCGGTGCTGCGCGCCGACGGCGCCGAGGTCTTCGCCGGATACGAGGCGGAGTTCGCCCGGCTCCTGCCGGAGCTGGGCCGGGTGTCCGCCGCGCTGGCCGCGCCGGCCGCCGCGCCGCTCACCGACGCGCCGCGCGGCTACCTGTTCGACCTGGTCGCCGAGCTGTTCCAACGGCTCGCCGACGTCCGGCCGCTGGTGCTGGTGATCGAGGACCTGCACTGGGCCGACCGTTCCACCCGTGACCTGATCGGTTTCCTGGTCCGGGCCGCCCGGCCGGGCCGACTGCTGCTGGTCAGCACCTACCGCACCGACGAGCTGCAGCGCGGGCATCCGCTGCGCCCGTTCCTGGCCGAGCTGGACCGGGCCCGCGGCGTCGAGCGGGTCGAGCTGGGCCGGCTGGACCGCGACGGCACCGCCGCGATCCTCGCCGACCTCCTCGGCGCCGAGCCGCATCCCCGCGCCATCGACGACATCCACAAGCGCACCCAGGGCAATCCGTTCTTCATCGAGGAGCTGACCGTCGCGGGCGACCCGATCGGCTGCGCCGCGCTACCCGAGACGCTGCGCGACCTGCTGCTGGCCCGGGTGGACCGGCTGCCCGAGCCCGCCCAGCGGGTGCTGCGGATCGCCGCCGCCGGCGGCACCCGCTTCGCCCACCACCTGCTCGCCGAGGTGGCCGGGCTGCCCGAGGCCGAGCTGGAGGACGCGCTGCGCGCCGCCGTCGCCGCCCAGCTGGTCGTGGCTCGTGACGGCGACTACGAGTTCCGGCACGCGCTGGTCCGCGAGGCCGTGCACGACGAACTGCTGCCCGGCGAGCACGCCCGGCTGCACGCCCGGTTCGCCGCCGCGATCGAGGCCCAGCCGCACCTGGTCGCCGAAGGGCGGGCCCCGGCCGAGATCGCCCATCACTGGTACGCCGCGAACGACCACCCCCGGGCCCTGGTCACCGCACGGGCCGCCGCCTGCGCCGCCGCCGACCGGTACGCCTACGCCGAGCAGCGCCGCCTGCTGGAACGGGTGCTGGAGCTGTGGGAACTCGTGCCCGACGCCGCCGACCGGCTCGGCATGGACCACCTGGCGCTGCTGGAGCAGACGCTGAACGCCGCGGTCACGGCGGGCGACTTCAGCCGCGCGATCACCCTGACCAGGGCCGGGCTGGCCGAGGTGGACGCCGAGGCCGCGCCCCTGCGCGCCGCCCGCCTGCTGGCCCAGCGGGGCCGCCTGCTGGCCCTGCTCGGCAAGAGCGACGGCAGCAGCGAGCTGGGTGAGGCGTACCGGCTGGCGGCGGGCGGCCCGGCCGGCGTGGAGCGGGTACAGCTGCTCGCCGACATCGCCGCCCACCTGGTCAAGATCGACTCGCGGCAGGCGGCCCGGGTGGCCACCGAGGCCGTCGCGGACGCCGAGGCCCTCGGCGAGTACGTGGCCCTGCTGCCCACGCGGATCGCCCTGCTCTGCCACGGCGACCGGGACCTGGAGCAGGGGCTTGCGGAGCTGCACGAGGCCGAGTCGGCCGCCCGCGCCGCCGGGGACGCGCCGGCCCTGGTGAACGCCATGGTGTACCGATCGGACGTGCTCTGCGAGCTGGGCCGCTACGCCGAGTCCGCGCAGGCGGCCGAGGCCGGCGTCGCCGAGGCGCGGCGGGTGGGGATCAGCCGTTCCACAGGCGCGTACCTGCTGAGCAACCGGGCCGAGGCGCTGATCGCGCTGGGCCGGTGGGATGAGGCGGAGGCGGTGTGCGCGGAGGCCGCCCGGATCGATCTGTCCGGCGTCACCGGGGTGCACTGGCTCCAGTTGGGCGCCGGCCTGCGGCTGGCCCGCGCCCACCCGGGCGCCGACGAGCTGGTCGACCGGGCGCTGGCCTTCCTCGGCCGGCCCTACCTGCGGCCGAGTCACCGGCTGCCCCTGCACGAGCTGGGGATCGAGTCGGCGCTGGCCGCCGACGACAAGGTCGAGGCGATCCGGGCGGCCCGCGTCGCGCTGGCCGATCAGAGCCTGCCGCAGCTGCCCCGCGAGGGTTGGCCGGTGCTCAGCGCGGTCGCGCGTACCGCCGCCCGGGTGGGGGACCGGGAGTTGGCCGCCACCGTCGCGGCGCTCGCCGCCGACCTGCCCGCGCGGCACCCGGCCGCGCGGGCGCACGCCGCCCAGGTCACCGCCCTGCTCGCGACCGCCGGGCGAGCGCTGCCGGCCTGGCGTGCGGCGGTGGACGCGTGGCGCGCCGACGGGCAGCCGTATCCGCTGGGCCGGGCGTTGCTGGCGCTGGCCGAGGCGGCCGCCGCCGCGGGAGAGCGGGACGAGGTGGCGGCCGCGGTCACCGAGGCCACCGAGATCGCCCGGCGGCTGGGCGCGACGCCGCTGGCCGAGGCGGCCGCCACCCTGGCCCGCCGGGTCGGCCTGCGCGGGGCGGGCCAGGCGGGGCCCGGCGCCGACCTGCTGACCTCGCGGGAACGGGAGGTGCTGCGGCTGGTCGCCGAGGGGCACAGCAACAGCCGGATCGCCGAGCAGCTGTTCATCTCGCCGAAGACGGCAAGCGTCCACGTGTCCCGGATCATCGCCAAGCTCGGCGTGACCAACCGGGGGGAGGCCGCCGCCCTGGCCCACCGCCTCGGTCTGCTCGCCGAGACCGCCGCACCCCGCTGACGGGCGGGCCGGTCAGCCCGTCCTCAGGTGCGCGGCAGATAGATCCGCCAGCCGTCGAGGGTGACCAGTTCCAGGCTGTCCGGGGCGGCGCGCAGCCGGTCGTCGAGGCGGGCCGCCATCGGCGACCCGGTCGGCGCGACCCAGGCCGGCGCCGTCGCACGCTCCACCTCCAGCCGGTACGCGGGGTAGCGGTCGAGGCCGGGGCGCAGCCTGTCGTCGACGACCGCGCAGACCACCTCCTCCGCGCTGGCGAAGGTGAGCCGGTTGCAGGTCCAGTAGCCGCCGTGCACCTGCCGTACGCCGAGATGGCGCAGCGTGGTCACCAGCTCGGCGTGCCGGGCCTCGACGGCCCGGGTCGCCGGGGCGGTCTGCGCCACCCGCCAGGTGGCGTGGGCGGTGGTGCCCACCGTGGCGGCGAGCACGGCCAGCGCGACCGGTCGGGCGACGGTCCGGCCGCCCCCGTTCCGGGCCACCGTCCACACCGGCCAGAGCAGCGCCGGCGTGGAGATGAGCAGGCAGGACAGGTAGCGGGAACTCTCCACCGGGGTGAGCCCGGCGGCGCTGCTCACTGTGTACGCGCCGAGAGTGGCCGCCGCGGCCAGAACGAGGCCCAGCCGCATCGCCGCCGCGGCCCGGGGCGACGGACCAGCGGTGGGCGACCGGCGCAGCACCCGCCAGGCGGTCCCGGCGGCGACGGCCAGCAGCACCGGCAGAACGAGCGCCCACCACAGCTGCCAGGTGGCGCACCGCCCCGGCGCGCAGAAGCCCATGCCCAGCGGTGGGCCGAGCAGCAGCCCGCCGTGCAGCCGGTCCGTCCAGCCCGTGGTGGCGTCCGCGCCGCTGGCGGCGAGCATCGCGTGCAGTGGGATCCGCTTGGTCAGCAGGCTGTGCGCCAGCAGGGGGGCCGCGCCCAGCACGGTGGCCGCCCCGAGCAGCACGCCGGCCGCTCCGCGAAGTTCCCGGCGGCAGAACGCGACCAGCACCGCGCCGGTGGCGAGGACGTACGCCAGCACCAGCGGGTCGACCCAGAGCATGAGGCCGGCCAGGAAGCCCCACAGCGCCCAGCGCACCGGCCGCCGACCCGGCCGTCCGGTGGCCAGATCCAGGGCCAGCAGGGCGAGCGCCACCCCCGCCGCGTTCATCTCGGGATAGCCGCCGCCGGCGATCAGCTGGTTCTTGACCACCCGATCGGAGCCGAGGGCGAGCAGCGCCACCACCAGCAGCCCGAACCAGCGGTCCCCGGTCAGCCGCAGGGTCAGCCGCCAGGCCAGCAGCAGGAACACCGCGTACAGCGCCAGTGTCGGCAGGCGCAGGCCGAGCAGTGATGGCCCGCCGGTCAGGGCGAACACGGGTGCGGCCAGATACGCCTCCAGCGTGCCCATGTACTGCTGGCCGTAGAACCAGACCGGGAAGCCCTCACCCCGGGCGATGTGCAGCGCGGCCAACCCCATGGTGGCCTCGTCGCTGTTGGTCGGCGGCGCGGCGTGGCCCAGCAGACCCAGGCGATAGCCGACACCCGCGACGACGGCGGGCACGGTGAGGATTTCGGGCAGCCGCGACCGCCGGACGGGTGGCGATACCCGCTGCACAGACACCAACACCTGTACATAACGGGCGAAGCGGGCAATTGGCGCGCAAGCGCCAACGTCCGGCGGCAGCCGTCAGCCGATCGGGGCACCCCAGGTGTCGGCGCTCCCCGACGCGACGTGCGGCGGCGCCGTCGGTGCGGGTTAGCCGGCGGTGCCGACCGGTGCGGCGGCGCGGGCGTCGAGAGCCTGGCGGTAGAGCCGGCCGGCGCGGTACGACGAGCGCACCAGCGGCCCGCTCATCACCCCGGCGAAGCCGATCTCCTCGGCCTCCTCGCGCAGCTCCACGAACTCCTCCGGCTTGACCCATCGGGTCACCGGGTGGTGCCGGGGCGAGGGGCGCAGGTACTGCGTGATGGTGATCAGCTCACAGCCGGCCTCGTGCAGGTCGCGCAGCGCCTGCGAGACCTCGGCCCGCTCCTCGCCCATGCCCAGGATCAGGTTGCTCTTGGTGACCAGGCCGTCGGCGCGGGCCTTACGGATCACGTCCAGCGAGCGGTCGTAGCGGAACGCGGGGCGGATCCGCTTGAAGATGCGCGGCACCGTCTCCACGTTGTGCGCCAGCACCTCCGGGCGGGAGCCGAAGACCTCGGCCAGCTGCTCGGGGACGGCGTTGAAGTCCGGGATCAGCAGCTCGACGCCGCAGCCCGGCTGGAGGGCGTGGATCTGCCGCACGGTCTCGGCGTACAGCCACGCGCCGCCGTCGGGCAGGTCGTCACGGGCGACGCCGGTGATGGTGGCGTAGCGCAGCCCCATGGACACCACCGACTCGGCGACCCGGCGGGGCTCGTCGGCGTCGAACTCGGCCGGCTTGCCGGTGTCGATCTGGCAGAAGTCGCAGCGCCGGGTGCACTGGTCGCCGCCGATCAGGAAGGTGGCCTCGCGGTCTTCCCAACACTCGTAGATGTTGGGGCAGCCGGCCTCCTGGCAGACGGTGTGCAGCCCCTCGCGCGAGACGAGCCCGCGCAGCTGGGTGTACTCCGGGCCCATCTTGGCCTTGACCTTGATCCATGGCGGCTTGCGCTCGATCGGCGTCTCGGCGTTGCGCGCCTCGATCCGCAGCAGACGCCGCCCCTCGGGGGCGGCCGTTGCGGTGCGCGCTGCCTGGCCGGTCGTCGGCGCGGAGTGCTCGATCGTCACGAAAACGAGCCTACGCCCGACGGCCGCCGTCTATGTGCGTCGGGCGACCGGCGTCACGCCGCGGATGTTGTGACGCCGGACACCAGCGGCTCGAAATTGGCGTCACAGCCACGGGGATCGGGTGTTACCGTCACCGCCAACAGCGACGACGGA
Above is a window of Micromonospora coriariae DNA encoding:
- the mptB gene encoding polyprenol phosphomannose-dependent alpha 1,6 mannosyltransferase MptB → MTARVARYGGLAGAVLLAVAGYLGGALPDAPLGATPVSIWRTPGGPATLTCWLGGTALLVGAWWSLREGAPSTRWAYATAGLWALPLLLAPPMGSRDVYSYACQGWTYAHGLDPYATPVAAAGCPWLDTVAPIWRDTPAPYGPVFVLLAALAVGLGGGLTGAIVLLRVIAVAGLLLAALCLPGLARAAGVPTRRAAWLALASPLVGVHLVAGAHNDAVMLGLLLCGLLVVIRRPGRPAALLLAGALLGLAVTVKASAAVVAPFAALAAVHGRYTVRALLRDGGWLAGGLFAALLINSALSGLGFGWVGGLTHSGDSEQWTSPPTAAGFVVDYAGALVGRDPAAVPVLRVLALLLLAGVLAGLWWRAWRALRALNDVRQRVTRIEAGRPRVALHGAALALVATVVLSPVFHPWYATWPLALLALTAIRTAWFVPPAAVAGFLALPDGTNLARFTKAPGAVAMTALLLTVLIGTARSRHR
- the glnA gene encoding type I glutamate--ammonia ligase; its protein translation is MFANSEELLRYLKNEDVKFVDVRFCDLPGVMQHFNLPVESVNDDLFTDGLAFDGSSIRGFQAIHESDMLLLPDVATAFIDPFRAQKTLALNFFIHDPFTREAYTRDPRNVAKKAEAYLAASGIADTAYFGAEAEFYIFDSIRHETSAHQSFYYIDSVEGAWNTGREEPGGNRGYKTAYKGGYFPVPPVDHYADLRDAIVRRLVDSGFTVERSHHEVGTAGQSEINYRFSTLLHAADQLQLFKYIVKNEAWANGKTATFMPKPLFGDNGSGMHTHQSLWLNGEPLFYDETGYAGLSDTARWYIGGLLHHAPSLLAFTNPTVNSYRRLVPGFEAPVNLVYSQRNRSACTRIPVTGANPKAKRVEFRVPDPSANVYLAFSAMMMAGLDGIKSKIEPPTPIDKDLYDLPPEEWGDVKQVPGSLPAVLDSLEADHDYLLDGGVFTPDLISTWVDWKRANEVDPVRLRPTPHEFAMYYDC
- a CDS encoding RDD family protein; the protein is MTNPQAPAAPATDPTFTPPSLGRRFGALIIDWVLCLLVANIFADPVRDGWAPVLVLILLYGFFLGLFAQTPGMYITKVRCVNWHDGGRIGLLRGLLRGLLLALVVPALIMDEHRRGLHDRLTDAVIVDAPRR
- a CDS encoding DUF4191 domain-containing protein translates to MAKPQEKVSFGQRLKQIGMVFQFTAKQDRWFAPLVAAAVLLPLALTVVAVILWSWIWLPLGILFALLAVLIVLNLRSNKAMMNAAEGQPGAAAQIMENMRGDWRVTPAVSSTTQMDMVHLVIGRPGVILLAEGNPQRVRGLLGQEKRRLAKVIGSAPLHDYVIGQEEGELPIRKLRTTLLRLPRALSGKDVNSLDKRLKALTARPQMPKGAIPKNMRPPGGSFRQSRR
- a CDS encoding helix-turn-helix transcriptional regulator, which gives rise to MTATALPAAAPTPPPSPPLGHQPIGGDGVRARRGMLDPVTVRAASSVLVGRQREIAALRAALARARAGEPSTVLVGGEAGVGKTRLLEEFAGSATDAGARVLVGQCLELGEAGLPFAPFAAALRAVLRADGAEVFAGYEAEFARLLPELGRVSAALAAPAAAPLTDAPRGYLFDLVAELFQRLADVRPLVLVIEDLHWADRSTRDLIGFLVRAARPGRLLLVSTYRTDELQRGHPLRPFLAELDRARGVERVELGRLDRDGTAAILADLLGAEPHPRAIDDIHKRTQGNPFFIEELTVAGDPIGCAALPETLRDLLLARVDRLPEPAQRVLRIAAAGGTRFAHHLLAEVAGLPEAELEDALRAAVAAQLVVARDGDYEFRHALVREAVHDELLPGEHARLHARFAAAIEAQPHLVAEGRAPAEIAHHWYAANDHPRALVTARAAACAAADRYAYAEQRRLLERVLELWELVPDAADRLGMDHLALLEQTLNAAVTAGDFSRAITLTRAGLAEVDAEAAPLRAARLLAQRGRLLALLGKSDGSSELGEAYRLAAGGPAGVERVQLLADIAAHLVKIDSRQAARVATEAVADAEALGEYVALLPTRIALLCHGDRDLEQGLAELHEAESAARAAGDAPALVNAMVYRSDVLCELGRYAESAQAAEAGVAEARRVGISRSTGAYLLSNRAEALIALGRWDEAEAVCAEAARIDLSGVTGVHWLQLGAGLRLARAHPGADELVDRALAFLGRPYLRPSHRLPLHELGIESALAADDKVEAIRAARVALADQSLPQLPREGWPVLSAVARTAARVGDRELAATVAALAADLPARHPAARAHAAQVTALLATAGRALPAWRAAVDAWRADGQPYPLGRALLALAEAAAAAGERDEVAAAVTEATEIARRLGATPLAEAAATLARRVGLRGAGQAGPGADLLTSREREVLRLVAEGHSNSRIAEQLFISPKTASVHVSRIIAKLGVTNRGEAAALAHRLGLLAETAAPR
- the lipA gene encoding lipoyl synthase, coding for MTIEHSAPTTGQAARTATAAPEGRRLLRIEARNAETPIERKPPWIKVKAKMGPEYTQLRGLVSREGLHTVCQEAGCPNIYECWEDREATFLIGGDQCTRRCDFCQIDTGKPAEFDADEPRRVAESVVSMGLRYATITGVARDDLPDGGAWLYAETVRQIHALQPGCGVELLIPDFNAVPEQLAEVFGSRPEVLAHNVETVPRIFKRIRPAFRYDRSLDVIRKARADGLVTKSNLILGMGEERAEVSQALRDLHEAGCELITITQYLRPSPRHHPVTRWVKPEEFVELREEAEEIGFAGVMSGPLVRSSYRAGRLYRQALDARAAAPVGTAG